The Calothrix sp. PCC 7507 DNA segment ATGACTATGTAATTAAAAACTTAGATTTCACTATTCATCCTGGTGAAAAAATAGCATTGGTTGGGCCTACTGGTGCTGGAAAAAGTTCCATCATTCGTCTTTTGTGCCGCCTTTATGAACCCACTCAAGGGCGTATTCTCATAGATGGTGTAGATATTCAAGAGTTACCGCAAGCAGAATTACGCCGCTATTTAGCTGTGATTTTGCAAGAAGGTTTTTTGTTTGCTGGTGATGTCAAAAGCAATATTAGCTTAGGAGACAATTACACCATTGAAGAAATTCAACAAGCAGCTCAACTAACTAATATTGCTCAGTTTATTGAACAACTACCAGCAGGTTACAATACACAACTTAGAGAACGAGGTACAAATATTTCTAGTGGTCAAAAGCAACTTTTAGCTTTTGCGCGTGCTGCTATTCGTAATCCCCAAATTTTAGTATTGGATGAAGCTACAGCTAGTCTGGACGTGGGGACTGAAGCTCTAATTCAGGAGTCTTTAAATCGTCTATTAGTGCAGCGTACCGCCATTATTATCGCTCACCGGTTGTCTACGATTCGCAATGTAAATAGAATTTTTGTGTTGAAGCGAGGAGAACTAATCGAACAAGGAAGCCATGAAGAATTGTTACAACAAGGTGGGATGTATGCTACGTTACATAATTTACAAATGTTAGGAACTTAGTGCAGTGTTTGATTAATTAAGAGCTAATTTCTCTTGCAAAACAGTTACACACTATAACTCACAACCTTTTTAGAGGCTAACCACAAACTAGCTACAGCATATTTAACAACTACTGATGATTTTTGAGCATTACATGAACTCTTGACTTCTAGTGTTTTAGTTTCGTCTTTAACTAATTTTGCTTGGTAAGCATATAACGAACCAGAAGGGTTTTCAAAAGTTAACTCAGCCATTATTGTATTGTTATCTAAACTTTGCTCAATAATTCTACCTGCTACTTTGTAGTTTAACCAATCCCATCCGTGGCGCAGAATTAATTCTTTTTCTAAAATCTGCATCGCGCTTGGCAAAATTCCCCAGCCTCTATAGACCTGATTGAAGCATTGAATGTCTCCAGTTCGGGTTAAAATTGACTGGAAATAATCTTGATTGAGAACACCATAGTATCTTCCTTCTGGTAAATCTATAGCCGTTGGTGCAAATCGATGTCCCCCAAAATGGCTAGAGCGCCAAATCCGCACATGATCTAAGCACAAATTAGTAATAGTATCTGTAGCATAAAAATAAAAGGAATTACCATATCTGGCACAGCACTTATCATGGCTTCCGTGGGTACAGATTAAAATATCTCTGGTGAAATTTGTGTCTATTTCACTATCAGGTACTGTCCCCCATAAAAACTTTTTCACGAACTCTGCTACTTGCTCAATATTTGCTAACTTAAATTCATGCTTTTGATATCCAGAACTCAGTCCTACTTGTTTTTGATAAATTAAAAGAGTAGTCTGGTCTATTTTATGTGATTGGTCATTAGCAATTAAGAGAAATCTAATCGGTAATTTAGCGCGGTTTACTTCTGCTACTAAATTCTTTAAATTATTTGGTACCCATCTAGAATCAAAAGCTTCTGATGCCCAAGGTGGTGGACACTCAATTAAAATATAGGTTTCGCAATTGGTGGCGCTACCAATAATATCTTCTCCTATTTGCCTGGAGTTATCGGCACAAAAAAAAGTATTCATCTAGCTGTACTCATTTATGTATTTTGTAGACAAGGGCATAATGCAGCAAAATTGTGATCCGGGCTACAATATCTTTTAATGAACGCAACGAAAAGAAAATTTTTCTGGTTCAAACCAGGTAGCCACTTTATAACATTCATTCCTAGTAAATGTCTTTCCGGTTAATTAAATTCTTCAAAATAGGCAACAGCCAGCTTCTTACGTACTGGAAAAGTTAATTTTGTATCTACTGTAATCGAACAATACAAAAATTTTCAATTGCTGAAATAATATATTGATGGGGATTAGGCAACGTATAAAGAATTGCGTATTTAAATTTTCTAAGGAGTCGTAGTAGCTGATATTACATTTATAAATAGTGAGAAGATAATCATAGCTATTTAAATTTCTCATTAAATTATCCATGTAGTTATTGATAGCCTCTGTTTTTACATCTATGGCTATATTTCTGTGTAAAACGATACTACATATTTTTGAGTGATCTATCTGTAAAAACATATTGCAAAATATTATCAATTAGTTTATAAAAATGGTGGTAATTTAATGAGCGATCGCCATTCAATGATACTCCACGAAAAAGCGTCTGATGTGTCTGGAACCAAAATTTAGCTAACGGTATACTTGTTAAATTAAGCTGATAAGCTGTTAATAGCTGATCAAAATAAGCATTCATTTTTTCAACATAAAAGATATATATTCTCAATAGTTATAAATGTTTGTAGACGGACTGACTTATGACATTAATTTTAGCGCTGGATTTTGGCGGTACGAAACTGGCCGCAGCGGTAGTAAATCTTGGTTCTAGGGATTGGTTGCATCATGAACGTCGCTTCTCACCGATGAATGCAGATGCTCACAGTGATTTAGAAATTATGCGATCGCTGATTCATTCCTTGCTACAAGATACCAAACCAGTAGCTATAGGTGTTAGCTTTGGCGGGCCAGTGGATGCTAAGACGGGAACAGTCAGACTTTCTCATCATGTCTCAGGTTGGGAAGAAATTCCCCTCAAAGACTTGCTAGAAAAAGAATATGACGTTCCTACTAGTGTAGACAACGATGCCAATGTTGCGGCTTTGGGCGAATATCGTTTTGGGGCTGGTAATGGCTATGATAGCCTATTTTACATCACCGTCAGTACTGGTGTGGGTGGTGGTTGGATACTCAATGGTCAGCCTTGGCGGGGTGCAGTGGGGATGGCTGGTGAAATTGGACACATGGTTGTAGACCCAGCAGGGCCTGTATGTTTGTGTGGGAAGCGAGGTTGTGTAGAAAGGCTAGCATCGGGGCCTTATATGGCGCAGGATGTGCGGGAAAAGATGGAAAACGGATTGTCAGGGAAAATAATTAGGGAGATAGTGAGAGACAATTTGGCGTTGGTGACAGGGAAGGTTGTGAGTGAGGCGGCGGCTTTAGGGGATGAGTTGGCACAGGAGATTTTATATCGCAGTGCTTGGGGCTTGGGTGTGGGGATTGGTAACGTGGCAAATTTGGTTAACCCGCAGTTGTTTGTGCTGGGCGGGAGTGTGACGAAGGCGGGGACTCGTTGGTGGGATGTAGTGAGGAAGATAGCCAGGGAGACGGCGTTACCAGAAGTTGATTTTGCCATTGTCCCGGCGGCTTTAGGGGATGATGCACCGTTGTGGGGAGCCGTGGCGTTGGCTGAAATTCACAGAACCAGCGCTTGACTATGCACTTACGTGGCTCAATCCAAAATCCAAAATGGTATAACTATACCCCATAGACGGCAGCCATTCCCTGTGGCTCATGGCTATACTTCCCACTTTTTGAGGGATGGTAAGTTTCGTTATAGAGGCAAAGGCTATTGGGATGACGGGTGGTGAATTGCATCATCTGGCGATGGGCTGCACCTCGGAAAAAGTCCATCAAATAACGATCGGATTCCCAGTAACTCACCATGACGATTTCTTTGGGACTGCAAATTCCTGCTTTCACTTGAATGCAGCCTGGTGCTTTAGCAGTCGATTGGCGAACACTGTTCAGGTTACGCCACAGCCAGAGAAAGCCTGAGCGATCGCGGGCAATCATTCCATTCACAAAGACGATCGCACTTGGATGTTCAGGTAGTTGGATTTGATAAACCGCAGATTTCAGCATGGTGATGTCTCCCAGAAAATTTACATATTCAATTAGTTGACTATACTAAACACTGTATAATCAATTAATTGAATATGTCAACTAGATGGGAGAACTGATTGGCGATGGCACTGGCTCATGCAATTTTGGCGACACTGATGGATTGTCCATGCAGTGGGTATGACCTGAGGAAGAGGTTTGAAGGATCGGTAGGATTTTTCTGGCAGGCTAGTTTCCAGCAGATTTATCGCGAACTGGGAAAGTTGGAGGAACAGGGGCTAGTGCAGAGTCAGGCGATCGCCCAGCAGGGTCGCCCAGATAAGAAGGTTTTTGCTGTCACGAGGGATGGTGAAGGGTTTTTAGAGGCTTGGATTCAAACTCCTTGTGAGATCGCACCATTGCGGGATGATCTGCTGGTGAAGATGTTTGCCGGGTTTGTGGTGCCAAGGGAGACGATACTGACCGAAATCAGGGAGCATCGAGGGCTACACCAAGAGCGGCTGGCAGTTTATCAACAGATTCAACAGAATGCCTTTGCCAATCCTGGGAATTTGTCAGAGAAGGATCTGTTTCGCTACTTGACTCTCCGCAATGGCATCCAGTTTGAGATCGGGTGGCTTGCTTGGTGTGAGGAGGCGATCGCTATATTAAGTGAGAAATAAAACTAACCATGATTTTCCTGCTTGGGAAATTGTAGCGATCGCACCCAATTGTTAAGCTAACCTCAACTTCCCAATTTTCTCAAGAAATCTGCCAACAGAGTCTTAGTCTGAAAACTTGCTCGAATTGTGTCGCTATTGCTGTAATCAACGATGACTTCAAATCTTTCAAATTCACCACTTGGATTGTCAACGTTAAGTGTATTCAGTCCGGCAATTGCATCATCAATCCGCTCAAATTCATATTTGATGCCAAAAAGCGGTACAAGAATTACCTTGGTGATATAACGCTCAAGACAGTTTCTCAGGGTATCCATGAATCTATCGACTTCTTGTTTTGAAACTCGCATTAAAGCTTGTCGAAGTTTTTCTTTATCTAAAGTAGTAAGAGCAGCCAACTTCTTTGAGGCTTCGGTATAGCTTTCATCGGGAGTTTCTTCGTCAAATTCAATATCAAAATCAATCTCCTTAAATGCTGCTACTACATCTTTATAAGGGATATAAATAATTGTAAATCCATTATTTCTCAATTGATCTAAAGCTGGTTTTGTGAAATCTCCAGCCAATATCGCGCCGTAAAATGGTGCTGACAAATGATGAAGCTCAATGATGGGTAATATAGCACCCTGGATTTCTTGAGCTTTATTTTTTGAATGTTTTGTATATCTCCGCCATGCAGACTCGATAAATGCAACAGGTCTACCAATTTGATCATCCGTACCATCGATTTCAATTACAAAATCCAAATCATGTTTGTTTCCATATTTGTCTTCCCAGGTAACTTTTTTGCCGCTTCTAGCTGGACGAGAGCGTTGCCAATCAAGATAGTAGTTTTTGGTTTGTGCAAACTGTTGTAGTCGAGGTTTAAGAATATCGTACTCGACTATATCCTCAAGAAGCTTTCCTAAATCCTGCCCAAATTTGTGTGATGGAGATTGTGCCATACATTCACCTTCGATCCAAAGTCTTCCTTCCTGTAGTGGAACATTATGCTTTCTGTTTTTCCACTTGACGTTACGCTGTCTAATTTGGTCAAAAGACCAGAAATCAAATCCTGCTGCAATAGCCAGTTTACCGAGCCACTGCTCAACTGGAACATATACTCCATAGGGAGCCGAATCTCCCACCACAAAACAAATTTTGCAATTAGACGATGCAACTCGACGCAGCGCACGAAAGACGAATGCCATATCGGTAAAATAAGCAGCAATCATTGTGTGATATGCCTTATTACCACCCTTAGTTCCTCGAATATTTGCTAGTTCCTGACAAACAGGAAGTAGTTCGTCTCGAATCGGTTCAATAATCGATTCAGCTATCAAAGAATCTAAGTTCAGCCGCTCCTTTGAAACATGTTGTGAACTTGAACGAACTAAAAATTTACGAACCGTTTCATGTAAATCTCCCCAAGAATTCACTTCGCCCCAAAAGGTCATTTCCAGGCGTGTAGCATCTGCATAGTCATAGTTGTTTGCGTAAGGAGGAGAAGTTATTACTAAATCTATTAAATTATCAGGAAGACTTTTTAAGCTTCTTGCATCGTCTTGAACGAGTGTAGACAGGCTTGATCTAGTGATAGATTGCATTTGACACATATCTTCTTGCATCATAGCCACCTGCTTTTCTAGCGCCTCAAATGGCTCACCAGTTTTAGCTTTGCGCTTGTTGGGAAGAATATATTGCCACTGCGCTGTGCCGACATAACTAGTTGATCTGAGAATGGCACAAATTGCTAAAAAAATTAGAGATTGTACCTCTTCAGATAAAAAAGGAGCTAGTTCAAGATAGGCTTGCTTAATTCTCAAGAGGTCTGTTAATGTCTCTTCTGTATAACACTTACTTAATAGTATCGGAATTTTTTCTGGAAGCTTTGGCTGAAGCATAGCAGCAGAATGCTTAATTTTATTAGCTGCTTCTAAAAACTCATGAATATGTACTACCCACGCCAGCTTTCCTTTTGCCAGCCTATGAACGAAAGGATGTGCTTCAATACCATAAGAGGTTACGCCCAGCTTATCAGCAGCAACACAAACAGTACCAGAACCTGCAAATGGATCAAGAATAATTTTAGGTTCTAACTCTGTAATTACCCCTTCAACCCAAGCTGCTGAAAATCCAGCAGAATAGCGAAACCACCGATGGATAGGCAATTTCATATTGTCTGTGAAAGTTCCTGTCCGCTCTTTAATAATCCTTGATTGAATATTTTCGTGGGATTCAGGTGTTGAGTTGAAAAGCTGAAGCTGATAAGGCTTAGTCATTGAGCTTCATAAATCCAATAATCTTATAGGAAACTATGACATCTTACCCCAATCTTTTCGTTACCAAACTTTATCCCTGTTAAAAATCTCCATCGAAGCCTACATTTTCATTATTTACGGACTATTGAGAATTCTCCTTCTTTTTCTGAGGATCATCTACTGGATCTCTAAGGTGGGCAATAATATACGGTGACTTGTTAGGCGATACCAGGAATCACGACTGCGGGAAGCCACGGAAAATCCCATCTTGATCAACGCTAACCGCAAACTCACAGTATTCCATGTTTGCTATTGAAAGGTTGTTCTCCACACTCCACATTTCGCGTGGGATGACCCTAAACGTCCTACCAGGCTCATCATACAAATCGACGACCAAAATCGGATGCTCGACATGCGTGAGCGCAGTCCGATCAACGATGAATACGAAAGAATGATCCGAGCCTTTCGGCGCGATCGCGATCAACTGCTCAATGGTCAACCCTTCATAGTCCGAATCGTTGATGCAGTCTACGAATGCTCGAAATTCTCCCACCGGTTCTCGAATCGCCGCACAGATCGACTCCCACGCAGAGTCATCAGAGAAGTCACTCCGAAGCACCAAGGAGTTGTCTGTCTTCGGGAGTTTCTTCACGAGAGCCGCCTCCTTCGCCTAACTACTATATGGAAATTCTTCGTATTAGGACTTACGCAAAATGTGACCGAAAACCTGATTTTTGCGTAGGGGTAATTCATTAATTACCCCTACTGTCGTTGTGTTGTGCGTAAGTCCTACGTATATCAAATCATTCGTCTTGATGCCAATTTTTGTTTTTGAGATGTTCATCAACCCAATATTCATAGCCTTTCTTTAGGAAGCCTAACGGTAATGGAGTCGTGGCTAGAGGATTATGGAACAATAAGAGTGCCTTACTAATCTCTGTTGGATAATTGAAAGCGTCAACACATGAATAAATGACAGCACTTATTCCAGAATATTCTGGATTCAAAAAGGAAGTAGTCTCTATTCTTGTGCCAGATTCTTTAATTACTTCCCCTTGATACTCATAGCTGGTTCCAGTCACCTCCGAAGTCTCTCTACTCAAATGTAAAACTTGAAATCCAAAGGGTAAAAGAGATCTGACAATTCTAGGAATTTCAAGCTCAAGCCTTGCTGAAGGGACTTGAGCCGCATTGATGGCAATGATATATGGTTCTTTTGAACTAACCCAATTCTTCTCTCTATAGCGTTTGTATTTTCTACTTTTTTCGGCAAATGCATTCAGTAACCGAAGTTTTATTTGGTCGTCGGGGACAGATATTACAGCACCAATTTCTGCCTCTTGAACGGCATCATTTCCTTTCCCTGGGGATGCTGTTACAGCTTCTACCCATACTTTTGATCCATCATCAGCTTTGATACAAATGTCTGGGCCATCTCGACCACTGCTATGTTGAAGGTTCAAACCTGTCTCAAGCAATGATGCCGCCAGATAAATTTCCCAGAAACGCTGGTGAAACTGAACTGGTAGCTCTTTCAGGATATCTGAGTCAAGATATTTGTGTGCTTTTCTCCAAAGCTCTTCAACAAATATCTTGGCTTCCTGGCAATGAGAATTTATTTCATCTTTAATGGCGCAGTAAACTTCATCAGTGCCATTTGTTCTAAAAATACCGTCCGTTCCAGTCATATTTCTCTCAGTAGATGAGACAGTTAACTATTTATTATGCAGGAAACTTCCGTATATCAAACTGATATATCCAGTGAGAGAATGTGTTACAAGGATTTTGATCATAAAATCAACAAATGTTCTGGATATCGTTACTATTTAAATTTTATACTGACTTGATAAGTATATTGACTTAACTTAGGGTAGATGGATATCTAGAATTTTTCTGGATATTATCCAAAAAATCATAAGAAGAGTATGTTGTTTATTAAGTCAAAACTAAATTATCCCGATGCACCACGGTTTCTACACCTGCGTATCCCAAAAGTGTGGGAATTTCCCGCGAGTGACAACCGCGAATTTTTTGCAATTCAACGCTGCTGTAGTTGACTAATCCTCTGGCGATTTCGTTACCGTTGATATCACACAATTGCACTGCTTCCTGAGGATCAAATTCTCCTTCTACTGTTTTGATACCAGCCGCTAACAATGATTTTCCTGCTTGAGAAATTGCAGCGATCGCACCCACATCTAAATATAATTTTCCCGCAGGCACAAGACCATAAGCTATCCAGCGTTTTCTGGCTGATGTTGGTTCTGGTTGCGGTTCAAAGTGTGTCCCTAATAATTCACCTTGTAATATTTTTTCTATATTTCGGGGATATTTTCCCTCGGTTATCACGGTACGCACACCAGCAGCAGTGGCAATTCTAGCTGCAGAGATTTTAGTCGCCATACCACCTGTACCCCATTGGGAACCTTGAGTACCTGTTTGGATTTGTAATTCTGCTAATTCTTTAATGCTACTCACTAAAGCGATCGGTTGAGCATCCGGCACAGAACGCGGATCAGCGGAGTATAGCCTATCTACATCGGTGAGCAAGAATAGCCAATCTGCTTCTACTAAGCTAGCGACCAATGCCGAAAGGGTGTCATTGTCGCCAAATTTCAGTTCATCAACTGCTACCGTATCATTTTCATTCACCACGGGAATCACTCCCAGTCCCAGCAGTTCTTGAAAGGTATTGTAAATGTTGAGATAGCGGCTACGTTGCACTAAGTCGCTGCGAGTTAGCAAAACTTGGGCAATGGGTTGTTGCAGGGTAGTAAATAAATCGTCATACACCCGCATTAGTCTACCTTGTCCGACTGCTGCAACTGCTTGTTTGAGAGCGATCGCTTTGGGACGTTCAGTTAAGCCCAACCTAGCACAACCAACCCCCACAGCACCAGAGGAAACCAAAATCACGCGATGGCGCTGCTGTCTTAAATCAGAGAGTGTTTCCGCTAAAGTCGCAATGGTGGAAAGCGCTAGTTTTCCAGTTGCTGGTTGCGTCAGGCTAGATGTACCGATTTTGACGACAATTGTTTTTGTCAAGGGTCAAGGGTCAAGGGTCAAGGGTCAAGGGTTAAGGGTTAAGGGTCAAGGGTCAAGGGTCAAGGGTTAAGGGTCATAACTCTAGCCCTTTCAATGTGGTGAAATTTGGAACGAAAAAACGAAAATTGGTTATTTCAACCTTTAAAAATCCCAAAATCTGAGCGGATAACTCAGGATGATCACACTAAAACAACGTATCTTCGTTTATCACCTTGAAAGGGCTAGTAATCTGTCAGGGTTGAAATGAGGGACTGTAGTGTGAGCGTCTCGCTCACGCGGGCTTTTCGGCCCGCACTACCAAAAACCCCTCAAAACAAAATTGACAAACCACTAGGTCATAACTCTTAAATTTGGACTTTGGACTCTTGACTCTTGACTAAATTGTAAAGCGCCAGTTCTTCTATATGTGAAGGCTGACGCTCTACGGGTTTATGTTTATTTTTTATGAGTTAGGGTCTTTATTTTGCTGAACCCCATGTTATTAATACTTATGATCCCCGATTTTTGCTATGAATAAAGATTTCTTAATTATTTCTTTAGATTTACTTTTTTGGTGATTTGTTACTTTTTGTGAATTTTTGTGCGCTTGGGGGTAATTGTAGCCCCTAGGATTTCCGATACCAAGACTTCAAAATTCCGGATGGGATGGGAGCGGAGAACAGCATCGGGATGGATAATTGGCTCGACTAAGATGGTAAACATCCCCAAGCGATTACCAGCCAAGACATCGGTGAATAAGCGATCGCCTACCATCCCCACTTGATGAACTGGTAACTCCATAGATCTGAGTGCAGCCCTGATTTTGCGTCGTGAGGGTTTGGCGGCACCCAGATAATAAGGCAAATCGAGCGATCGGGCGATGCCACCAATGCGTGCTTCACTTAGGTTATTACTTACCAACCACAAAGCAGTGCAGGCGCGGATTTGCTCTACCCACTGTCGTAGTTCTGGTGAAACCGCCCCTACTCTCATGGGTACTAAGGTTTCATCCACATCTAACACCAGCCCCCTAAGCTCATATCGCTGGATAATATCTGGTGTTAAATTCAAAACTGAACCTTTCAAAATCAAATCCGGCTGTAAAAGATTGTTCCAGGGCATAATCGAGAAATAAAAGTCAGAATTCAGAATTCAAGAAACGCGATTAATCGTGTAAAAGAGTCAAGAGTAGAGACGCGATTAATCGCGCACAAGAGTCAAGAATTATTCTCCTACTCCTCTAGTCCCTCATATTTTCAGTTACTAGCTACTAATCCCTAGTCCCCGTATCAGCGGACATGATTAATAAATCACCTGCTACAACGGCTGCTTGACTCTTGGTAAATGCAAAAGGGTGGATCTTGTTTGCGATTATAATTAAAAATTCCTAATTAAAAATTTAAAAATGTGACATTTTAATTTTTAATTTTTAATTTTTAATGCTACTCAACCTCATTAAAAAGGTGTTCTTCTAGCAACGGCTGTACTTTACGAAACTCTTCTGGAGAGAGTAATTCTGGTAAACCTGCTTTTGATATACGTGCAAAAAACAGCAGTGGATCGAGGGGGGTATAAATTGCATACTCTTGTTCTTCATCGTAGAAGCTAGCGAGTAGCTGTAATTGCTCCGGCTCTAAATCTGCTTCGTCATCTTCAATTTCTAAGGTGAAGAGTTCTGACTCTTCTACAGGTGGCAAATCACCTGCAACCGTTAGAGCATAAGCAGTATTCTTCAAGATCAGGTTCTGCTCAGATAGTACTGCTTGAGCAGTGGCAAAAATTGTGTCAATGGTGTCGTCATCTTCTACTAGAACAGCTTCTTCCTCTTCACCCTCACCTTGCCAAGCAAAAATCTCTACAGGTGAGTCAACGGGGAGAAGTAATACGTATTCTTGACCATCCACTGCGAGGGAATGCTCAATGTAACATTCGAGGGTTCGCCCTTTGTCGTCGGTCAAAGTGATGGAACCCGAATGAGCGTGATCATTTTCTTCAGGAAATTCAGAGGAAAACATAGCCGAAGTGTGGAACTTTATAAATACCAGCGACGTTGTCAATCGCTTAACTATTTAATAACAGATAATGTCAAACAAATAGCTTTAGACTTACATACAACCGCTGGGGAATAGTTTTCAGAATATCATGTTAAAAGGTATCAATACTCAACAGCTACCACTGAGCTATGAAATTTAGCCCGTCGGATATCTAGCCATTGTTGCAAAATTAGAGATGCTGCCTTGCGGTCAATTAAAGCTTTATGCCTTGAGGGGGAGCGCTTTTCAGCTATTAGCAGTTGCTCTGCTTGGTATGAAGTTAATCGCTCATCCACATATTCCACAGGCAGTTTTAGCGCCTTAGCCAGTCTAGTAGCAAACTTTTGCACTTGTCGCGCCTGAAACCCCAAGGAACCATCCATTGAATAAGGCAAACCCATAACTAGTATTTCCACCTGGCGCTCATGCACTAGCAGGCGTAGCTGCTCGACATCTTGCTCAAAAGATGATCGTTCAATTGTAGTGATTCCTGTGGCAATCAAACCCGTGCGATCGCACCCAGCAACACCAATCCGCTTGCGACCGAAATCTAATCCCAACGCTGAAATCAACGGTCTTGGTTGCTCTTGGGGTGTCATACTACTGCTCTGGCTGTGCATCTGCTGATTCAGGCTGGCAAGATGCTTCCATGTTACAGTTTTTGCCGCTGAAGTTTATCGGTTCCGATTTTGCTGGTACTGGTCTTTCTGGTGCTGGCTGTTGTTGTACTTGTTGTACCCATGACATCCCGCCGGGGATCGGTTTACGAGCCGGTTGTAGACCTTGCAAAACTTCCGGCCACTGAATCCCTTCTAAGGAGACAAATTTAGACTCACGGAGTTTATGCCAAACTGAGCGCGACATGATTAGGGTATGTTCGATGCGATTGGCTCCAATACTTTCTAAATACTCTTCTCGCTCTGGCTGATAGTCTGAGGAAGCCAGTTGTAACCCTTGCTGTGGAAAATCTTGAGCAATGCGAGCCAGTTGGGATAATAATTCTGGATATAGCCAAGTGTAGGCAGGGTGAACGGTGAGCGTTGCTACGTGGGGCGCAATACCCTTACGGTCAAGTTGCACCTGAAAATGTCCGATCGCGGCTTTACGTTGGGGTTCAAATACATAGCCACTCACGACTTCTGTTTTAGTCACCCACTGTTTGACAGCATCGGTTAAAACGCCAAACAAACTGGTTTTAAAATCGCGGGTGTTGCGGTCAAATACCTGACGCACCAAAGGAGGCATGGATGCCGTATCTAATTGATAGAGTAACTGGGCATCAGCATTACTGACAGGCAACAGATTAGGTAGGTCTGGCTCTCCCTGTGCCAGTTCAGACAACAATTCTGGGGAAATTTCCCAATATGTCATTTCTGCTAGCCGCTGAAATCCATTTTGTCGATACAGCGCTAGGGCTTCCATGTCGCTGACATTAACTTCTAGTATCCATGTACGCGCTTCCAAAACCGACTCAAAGCAGTGGCGCATGAGTTGCGAGCCAATCCCCTGC contains these protein-coding regions:
- the ruvX gene encoding Holliday junction resolvase RuvX; protein product: MTPQEQPRPLISALGLDFGRKRIGVAGCDRTGLIATGITTIERSSFEQDVEQLRLLVHERQVEILVMGLPYSMDGSLGFQARQVQKFATRLAKALKLPVEYVDERLTSYQAEQLLIAEKRSPSRHKALIDRKAASLILQQWLDIRRAKFHSSVVAVEY
- a CDS encoding GNAT family N-acetyltransferase, giving the protein MAARIKMTSLLPRNLSVVIRPVQYRDLDGIERLTQESFAALTPKGGCFAVRQMQWLRRWYGFIKCLSWIPNPLQYLFCSYVAEQGRTLLGMIQVSPFNRTRSTWRIDRVMLERGADKQGIGSQLMRHCFESVLEARTWILEVNVSDMEALALYRQNGFQRLAEMTYWEISPELLSELAQGEPDLPNLLPVSNADAQLLYQLDTASMPPLVRQVFDRNTRDFKTSLFGVLTDAVKQWVTKTEVVSGYVFEPQRKAAIGHFQVQLDRKGIAPHVATLTVHPAYTWLYPELLSQLARIAQDFPQQGLQLASSDYQPEREEYLESIGANRIEHTLIMSRSVWHKLRESKFVSLEGIQWPEVLQGLQPARKPIPGGMSWVQQVQQQPAPERPVPAKSEPINFSGKNCNMEASCQPESADAQPEQ